In one Brevibacterium sp. CBA3109 genomic region, the following are encoded:
- a CDS encoding isoprenyl transferase yields MSYPAPPPHHSGARPPHIEAKFVPNHVAVVMDGNGRWANERGLPRTEGHKAGEASLLEVIHGAIEMGVEYLSAYAFSTENWKRSPDEVRFLMGFNRDVIRRRRDELNALGVRIVWAGRRGRLWRSVIDELESAAEMTKHNTGLVLQFCVNYGGRSEIVDAVNQITAEVAAGKLKPGKVSEKTVRSRLYAAQVPDVDLFLRSSGEQRTSNFLLWQSAYAEMVFQDVLWPDVDRRTLWAAIEEYARRDRRFGGAVDRASS; encoded by the coding sequence ATGAGCTATCCCGCGCCACCCCCGCACCACAGTGGAGCCCGGCCTCCGCACATCGAGGCGAAGTTCGTCCCGAATCACGTCGCGGTGGTCATGGACGGCAATGGCCGTTGGGCCAACGAGCGCGGACTGCCGCGCACCGAAGGCCACAAAGCCGGAGAGGCTTCGCTCCTCGAGGTCATCCACGGCGCCATCGAGATGGGTGTCGAGTATCTCTCCGCCTATGCATTCTCCACCGAGAACTGGAAGCGGTCCCCGGACGAGGTTCGGTTCCTCATGGGCTTCAACCGTGATGTCATCCGGCGCCGCCGTGATGAGCTCAATGCGCTTGGCGTGCGCATCGTGTGGGCTGGGCGGCGTGGTCGCCTGTGGCGATCGGTCATCGACGAGCTCGAGTCTGCGGCCGAGATGACCAAACACAACACCGGCCTGGTCCTCCAGTTCTGCGTCAACTACGGCGGCAGGTCGGAGATCGTCGACGCGGTCAACCAGATCACCGCCGAGGTGGCCGCCGGGAAGCTCAAACCCGGAAAGGTCAGCGAGAAGACTGTTCGCTCGCGTCTCTACGCCGCGCAGGTGCCCGACGTCGACCTGTTCCTGCGCTCCTCTGGCGAGCAGCGCACCTCGAACTTCCTGCTGTGGCAGTCCGCCTACGCCGAGATGGTCTTCCAGGACGTCCTCTGGCCCGATGTCGATCGCCGTACCCTGTGGGCTGCGATAGAGGAGTATGCGCGTCGTGACCGTCGCTTCGGCGGTGCTGTCGATCGGGCGAGCTCCTAG
- the recO gene encoding DNA repair protein RecO translates to MHNYRDEGIVLQGHKLGEADRIVTVLTRSHGLIRAVAKGIRRTKSRFGSRLEPFMLVDLQCHVGRSLDIVTQVELIEPFARGIGADYDAYSAASVMAETAARITEVEPQSRPHFLLLVSAIRSLCNGEHPPRLALDAYLLRAMSVAGWAPSLLDCAQCGRPGPHRAFSASLGGAVCTTCRPSGAALPDTDALEHMAALLSGDWQRAESSDLHDQIDGSKLVSDWVSWHLERNIRSLRVLESR, encoded by the coding sequence GTGCACAATTATCGTGATGAAGGCATCGTGCTCCAGGGGCACAAGCTCGGCGAAGCCGACCGCATCGTCACTGTTCTCACCCGCAGCCACGGGCTGATCAGAGCAGTAGCGAAGGGCATTCGTCGCACCAAGTCACGTTTCGGTTCCCGTCTCGAACCCTTCATGCTCGTCGATCTGCAGTGCCACGTCGGCCGCAGCCTCGACATCGTCACCCAGGTCGAGCTGATCGAGCCCTTCGCACGTGGCATCGGCGCGGACTATGACGCGTATTCCGCCGCGAGCGTGATGGCTGAGACTGCCGCGCGCATCACGGAGGTCGAACCCCAGTCGCGCCCCCACTTCCTGCTTCTCGTCTCCGCAATCCGCTCCCTGTGCAATGGCGAGCACCCGCCGAGGTTGGCCCTCGACGCGTATCTGCTCCGGGCCATGTCCGTGGCCGGTTGGGCCCCGAGTCTGCTTGACTGCGCGCAATGCGGCAGGCCAGGTCCCCATCGCGCGTTCTCGGCTTCCCTGGGCGGAGCGGTCTGCACCACCTGCCGACCCAGCGGAGCGGCTCTGCCTGACACCGACGCACTGGAACACATGGCCGCGCTGCTCTCCGGTGACTGGCAGCGAGCGGAATCCTCGGACCTCCACGACCAGATCGACGGGTCCAAACTCGTCTCGGACTGGGTGTCATGGCACTTGGAACGCAATATCCGATCACTGAGAGTTCTGGAGAGCAGATGA